A single region of the Idiomarinaceae bacterium HL-53 genome encodes:
- a CDS encoding tRNA A37 threonylcarbamoyladenosine dehydratase: MSDYDVRFGGVARLYGHELATRIKDLHLVVAGLGGVGSWAAEGLVRTGVGKITLIDMDDIALSNSNRQLHTLSSTLGQSKAEVLAARFKDINPDLQVNIVDDFIMAAEPFAHIPDSADGVLDAIDSLQAKVALLAACVRHKLPVVTTGGAGGQIDPSQIRIADVAKVQQDPLMAKVRNTLRRNYGFTRNPKRKFGIDCVYSEEQLRYPLENGGVTYAKSGEAARNLDCATGFGASVMVTSSFGMMAAAQLLKRVLPRETPGSAQR; the protein is encoded by the coding sequence ATGAGTGATTATGACGTTCGCTTTGGCGGAGTGGCGCGCCTGTATGGTCATGAACTGGCTACGAGAATAAAAGATCTACACTTAGTTGTTGCTGGTTTGGGAGGCGTAGGTTCTTGGGCTGCAGAAGGGCTAGTTCGCACTGGCGTGGGTAAAATAACGTTGATTGATATGGACGATATTGCACTAAGTAACAGTAACCGTCAGTTGCATACGCTCTCGAGCACACTAGGACAAAGTAAGGCAGAGGTTTTAGCGGCGCGCTTTAAAGATATTAATCCTGATCTTCAAGTGAATATTGTGGATGACTTTATTATGGCGGCGGAGCCGTTCGCGCACATTCCTGATTCTGCCGACGGTGTGCTCGATGCGATTGACAGCCTGCAGGCTAAAGTCGCTCTACTGGCCGCTTGTGTGCGGCACAAATTACCGGTCGTGACCACGGGCGGTGCCGGCGGACAAATCGATCCTAGTCAAATTCGTATTGCCGACGTGGCAAAGGTTCAGCAAGACCCGCTCATGGCGAAAGTACGGAATACGCTGCGTCGTAATTACGGCTTCACGAGAAACCCGAAGCGCAAATTCGGAATCGATTGTGTGTACTCAGAAGAACAGCTTCGTTACCCACTGGAAAACGGAGGGGTGACTTATGCAAAGTCCGGTGAGGCGGCTCGAAATTTAGATTGTGCAACTGGATTTGGTGCCTCGGTCATGGTGACGAGTAGCTTTGGTATGATGGCGGCTGCACAACTATTAAAACGTGTACTGCCGCGGGAAACGCCCGGCTCTGCTCAGCGTTAG
- a CDS encoding cysteine desulfuration protein SufE: MKQEFSSKVQTLAKLLASQPHWEERYRQLLLLAREQAVSAELMQAEYAISGCQAQVWVRIHFHAGRYQLEATSDARIVKGLLYVLLAPLQGASPQTVTQFNPEQWLSECGLSAHLNKSRVNGLVGVIGHLKRHAAAHL, translated from the coding sequence ATGAAACAAGAGTTTAGCAGTAAGGTTCAAACGCTGGCCAAGTTACTTGCAAGCCAGCCCCATTGGGAGGAGCGATACCGGCAATTATTATTACTTGCGAGAGAACAGGCTGTAAGCGCTGAGCTTATGCAAGCTGAATACGCAATTTCTGGGTGCCAAGCACAAGTATGGGTGCGCATTCACTTTCACGCAGGTCGCTATCAACTTGAAGCCACCAGCGATGCGCGTATCGTGAAAGGGCTGCTCTACGTATTATTAGCGCCGCTGCAAGGCGCTAGCCCACAAACCGTGACGCAATTTAACCCCGAACAATGGCTCAGTGAATGCGGCCTATCGGCTCATCTAAATAAATCTCGTGTGAATGGTCTTGTAGGCGTCATCGGTCATCTCAAGCGCCATGCTGCGGCACACCTCTAA
- a CDS encoding 23S rRNA m(2)A-2503 methyltransferase has protein sequence MSTTKKINLLDLNRAGLRDFFAELGEKPFRADQVMKWIYHYCVDDFEQMTNLNKPLRLKLAEIAEIKAPEIKVQQQSSDGTIKFAMDLGDGQEVESVWIPEDDRATLCVSSQVGCALECTFCSTGYQGFNRNLKVSEIIGQVWRVNKLLGSFGETGVKAVTNVVMMGMGEPLLNLKNVVPAMELMLEDFGFGLSKRRVTLSTSGVVPALELLREQIDVALAISLHAPDNKLRDEIVPINKKYPIEEFLASTRRYIENSKAQSKVTVEYVMLDHVNDSTEQAHQLAQVLKGTPSKINLIPFNPFPQADYGRSSNSRIDRFAKVLMEHGYTVIVRKTRGDDIDAACGQLVGDVVDRTKRLLKKQQKQKGGQAIAVKAVS, from the coding sequence ATGTCTACGACCAAAAAGATAAATTTACTTGATCTGAATCGTGCGGGGTTGCGCGACTTTTTTGCCGAACTAGGCGAAAAGCCATTCCGTGCCGACCAAGTGATGAAATGGATTTATCATTATTGCGTCGACGACTTTGAACAAATGACAAATTTGAACAAGCCCTTGCGTTTAAAACTTGCCGAAATTGCGGAAATTAAAGCGCCAGAAATCAAAGTACAGCAGCAATCTAGCGACGGTACCATTAAGTTTGCAATGGATTTAGGTGACGGCCAAGAAGTTGAAAGTGTCTGGATCCCTGAAGATGACCGTGCAACGCTTTGTGTTTCCTCGCAGGTTGGCTGTGCATTGGAATGTACTTTCTGCTCAACTGGTTACCAAGGCTTCAATCGAAACCTGAAAGTCTCCGAAATTATCGGACAAGTTTGGCGAGTGAACAAGCTCTTAGGCTCATTTGGTGAAACAGGTGTAAAAGCCGTCACGAATGTGGTCATGATGGGGATGGGCGAGCCTTTACTGAATCTGAAAAACGTCGTGCCAGCGATGGAGTTGATGCTCGAAGACTTCGGTTTTGGTTTATCGAAACGTCGCGTTACCTTGTCGACCTCGGGCGTAGTGCCCGCACTTGAACTACTTCGCGAGCAGATTGACGTTGCGCTTGCCATTTCTTTGCACGCTCCGGACAATAAACTGCGCGATGAAATTGTTCCCATTAACAAAAAATATCCGATTGAAGAATTTCTCGCTTCAACGCGCAGATATATTGAGAATTCAAAGGCACAGTCTAAAGTTACGGTTGAGTATGTTATGCTTGACCACGTAAATGATTCCACTGAGCAAGCGCACCAACTTGCGCAGGTATTAAAAGGAACACCGAGTAAAATTAATCTCATTCCTTTTAATCCGTTTCCGCAAGCCGATTATGGCCGGTCTAGTAATTCACGCATAGATCGATTCGCAAAAGTGTTGATGGAACATGGATATACCGTTATCGTTAGAAAAACGCGCGGTGATGACATTGATGCGGCCTGTGGGCAGTTGGTCGGCGATGTGGTTGATCGCACGAAACGGTTACTTAAAAAACAACAAAAACAAAAGGGTGGCCAGGCGATCGCAGTAAAAGCGGTATCCTAG
- a CDS encoding cysteine desulfurase, with protein MIYLDYAATTPVHERVAEAMAECMTFSGVFGNPASRSHRFGWQAEERVDEARHQIADLINADPREIVFTSGATESDNLAIKGVAYAHQARGKHIITLQTEHKAVLDTCAALEREGFEVTYLPVAENGLLNLDVLRDALRDDTILVSVMHVNNETGVIQDIAKITQMAHEKGALMHVDGAQSVGKVRVDVQALEIDLLSISGHKMYGPKGIGALFVRRNPRVELRAQIHGGGHERGMRSGTLATHQIVGLGAAALLASQDLEETRERLYALRERLRAGLEAIGGVRVNGEGAPRIDGILNVSFSDVPGDALLMQLNGVAVSSGSACNSATVEPSFVLQALGVERELALSSLRFSVGRYTTEQDIDTTVQQVTETVVALRKSGSFWPV; from the coding sequence ATGATTTATTTAGATTACGCGGCCACAACACCTGTGCACGAGCGAGTCGCTGAAGCGATGGCTGAATGTATGACGTTTTCTGGGGTTTTTGGCAACCCGGCTTCGCGCTCTCACCGTTTTGGCTGGCAAGCTGAAGAGCGTGTAGATGAGGCACGGCATCAAATTGCGGACTTAATTAACGCAGATCCGCGCGAGATTGTCTTTACTTCTGGGGCCACTGAGTCTGATAACTTGGCAATTAAAGGTGTTGCCTATGCGCACCAGGCGCGAGGTAAACACATCATTACCTTACAAACTGAGCATAAGGCGGTTCTCGACACTTGTGCTGCGCTTGAGCGCGAGGGTTTTGAAGTCACTTACTTACCGGTAGCAGAGAACGGTTTGTTGAACCTAGATGTGCTTCGTGACGCCCTTCGAGACGACACAATTTTGGTTTCTGTGATGCATGTGAACAACGAAACAGGCGTTATCCAAGATATTGCCAAGATTACTCAAATGGCGCATGAAAAAGGTGCGCTGATGCATGTTGATGGTGCGCAGAGTGTCGGCAAAGTACGGGTCGATGTACAAGCGTTAGAGATCGACTTGCTGTCTATCTCGGGTCACAAAATGTATGGCCCGAAAGGAATCGGTGCATTGTTCGTACGACGCAACCCGCGTGTTGAATTGCGTGCCCAAATACATGGCGGTGGGCATGAGCGTGGCATGCGCTCGGGTACATTAGCAACCCATCAAATTGTTGGTTTAGGCGCGGCAGCCTTGCTTGCCTCGCAAGATTTAGAGGAGACTCGTGAACGTTTATATGCCTTGCGCGAACGTTTACGAGCAGGGCTCGAAGCGATCGGTGGTGTGCGGGTAAATGGTGAAGGCGCACCACGGATCGATGGCATCTTAAATGTCAGCTTTAGCGACGTGCCGGGTGATGCGTTACTCATGCAACTCAACGGAGTTGCAGTTTCTTCGGGCTCTGCCTGCAATTCTGCGACGGTCGAACCGTCCTTTGTACTGCAAGCACTTGGGGTGGAGCGCGAACTTGCTTTGAGCTCGTTACGTTTTAGTGTGGGCCGCTATACCACGGAGCAGGACATCGACACCACTGTACAGCAAGTCACTGAAACAGTGGTGGCGTTACGCAAATCGGGGAGCTTCTGGCCGGTTTAA
- a CDS encoding peptide-methionine (S)-S-oxide reductase, giving the protein MSKQLQTATFGGGCFWCVESAFSQLQGVLAVQSGYAGGLIESPTYEQVCTGTTGHAEVVQITFDASVISYSELLEVLFAIHDPTQLNRQGNDIGTQYRSVIFYHNAEQQTQAEAFVQQVKADEIFANPVVTEISPLVNWFPAELYHADYYARNSEQPYCAAVIAPKLAKFRATFASKLKTTQAASDYG; this is encoded by the coding sequence ATGTCAAAGCAGTTACAAACAGCAACTTTTGGCGGCGGTTGCTTCTGGTGCGTAGAGAGCGCATTTAGTCAGTTGCAAGGTGTGCTCGCCGTACAGTCTGGCTATGCGGGCGGGCTCATTGAGAGTCCGACCTATGAGCAAGTGTGCACAGGCACAACGGGTCACGCAGAAGTGGTACAAATCACTTTTGATGCATCGGTGATTAGTTACAGTGAATTACTCGAAGTTCTTTTCGCGATTCACGATCCAACGCAATTAAACCGCCAAGGCAATGATATAGGAACTCAGTATCGCTCCGTTATTTTTTATCATAACGCCGAGCAACAAACTCAGGCGGAAGCATTTGTTCAACAGGTAAAAGCAGATGAAATTTTTGCGAACCCTGTGGTTACCGAAATTTCACCTTTGGTGAATTGGTTCCCTGCAGAACTTTACCACGCAGATTATTACGCTCGAAATTCTGAGCAACCATATTGCGCGGCGGTCATTGCGCCGAAGTTAGCAAAGTTTCGTGCAACTTTTGCCAGTAAATTAAAAACCACGCAAGCGGCTTCTGACTACGGTTAA
- a CDS encoding cytoskeleton protein RodZ gives MTQKPETHEQELSEAEFEAPMPRPGDILRAAREAKKLTTADVAARLRLRKQLVEEIEENKFDPKVAGTFTRGYLRAYAKLLEIPEEEVLAAYYELGLEAPRKDAMQSFSRRTKQQTADSRLMILTYVIAAIILASVVLFAWQQANHEDERATQLPQRSLENDPAEAFSDEAQAEQTSENEWIDETPQDETEVQEASPQQQVPEPTVTETQTNSESPIEGEITLENEPAAEITPAVDESVVEEEPAPNASVENASIDDVDPNAGDLVFYFRGDCWVRIDDASGENIAGGVKRTGYIMPLNGEAPYSIQLGAPDLVEMWYRGERVDMSQFRQGRVARFTWPVSG, from the coding sequence ATGACACAGAAACCAGAGACACACGAACAAGAATTATCGGAAGCAGAGTTCGAAGCCCCTATGCCTCGCCCAGGGGATATTTTGCGTGCTGCTCGGGAAGCAAAAAAACTAACTACTGCTGATGTCGCAGCGCGATTGCGTTTGCGTAAGCAACTTGTTGAAGAGATAGAAGAGAACAAGTTTGACCCCAAAGTGGCGGGAACATTCACCCGTGGGTACTTACGTGCATATGCGAAATTACTGGAGATTCCCGAAGAGGAAGTTTTAGCGGCTTACTACGAACTCGGGCTAGAAGCACCGAGAAAGGACGCGATGCAGAGTTTCTCGCGGCGGACGAAGCAACAGACGGCCGATAGCCGGCTGATGATTCTTACCTATGTGATAGCTGCTATTATTCTCGCCTCAGTGGTTTTGTTTGCATGGCAACAAGCAAATCATGAAGATGAGCGTGCGACTCAGTTACCGCAAAGATCGCTTGAGAACGATCCTGCTGAAGCATTCTCTGACGAAGCGCAAGCTGAACAAACGTCCGAAAATGAGTGGATAGATGAGACTCCGCAGGACGAAACCGAGGTGCAGGAAGCGTCACCGCAACAACAGGTTCCAGAACCGACGGTTACTGAAACTCAAACAAACTCAGAGTCTCCAATTGAAGGTGAGATAACGTTAGAAAATGAGCCAGCCGCGGAGATCACGCCGGCAGTAGATGAATCAGTGGTAGAGGAAGAACCCGCACCGAATGCGTCGGTCGAGAATGCAAGTATTGACGATGTCGATCCAAATGCTGGCGACTTGGTTTTTTATTTTCGCGGTGACTGCTGGGTTCGAATTGACGATGCGAGCGGAGAAAATATTGCCGGGGGCGTCAAGCGTACTGGTTACATAATGCCTTTAAATGGGGAGGCGCCTTACTCGATTCAGTTAGGAGCACCTGATTTGGTGGAAATGTGGTACCGCGGTGAGCGCGTGGATATGAGTCAGTTTAGACAAGGTCGTGTCGCTCGATTTACATGGCCAGTGTCGGGGTAA
- a CDS encoding nucleoside diphosphate kinase: protein MALERTLSIIKPDAVAKNVIGAIVNRFETAGLRVVAQKMMHLSKEQAEGFYAEHKERPFFGALVEFMTSGPIVVMALEGEDAVRKNREIMGATNPQEAAAGTLRSDFAVSIDENAVHGSDAVQSAAREISYFFKDEEICARTR from the coding sequence ATGGCTTTGGAACGCACACTTTCCATCATTAAGCCCGACGCTGTTGCGAAAAATGTAATTGGCGCGATCGTTAACCGTTTTGAAACCGCGGGTTTGCGCGTAGTTGCTCAGAAAATGATGCACCTAAGCAAAGAGCAGGCAGAAGGTTTCTACGCAGAACATAAAGAGCGTCCGTTCTTTGGCGCATTGGTTGAATTCATGACTTCAGGTCCTATCGTTGTAATGGCGTTGGAAGGTGAAGACGCAGTTCGTAAGAATCGCGAAATTATGGGTGCAACGAACCCACAAGAGGCAGCAGCTGGTACCCTACGTTCAGACTTCGCTGTTTCTATTGATGAAAATGCGGTTCACGGCTCAGACGCCGTTCAGTCTGCGGCGCGTGAAATTAGCTACTTCTTCAAAGACGAAGAAATTTGCGCGCGTACACGCTAA
- a CDS encoding tRNA (cytidine32/uridine32-2'-O)-methyltransferase, producing MLENVRIVLVNTSDQRNIGSAARAMKTMGLTDLVLVEPEEMPEGKAQALAAGATDVLANAKIVATLDEAIADCQLVMATSARNRTLDWPMLDPREAGEKAVVEGASGKVALVFGREASGLTNEELQKSQFHTHIPANPEYSSLNLAMAVQTLSYEVRMAWLQKQRTEQPQQTSAEAYPESQEFEGFLAHLERTLTVSGFIIRKHPGQIMNKLRRIFVRARPDHNELNILRGVLASFERLGGNGEQTGADKE from the coding sequence ATGTTAGAGAATGTACGTATTGTTTTGGTAAACACTTCGGATCAGCGCAACATTGGCTCTGCAGCCCGTGCTATGAAAACCATGGGACTTACTGATCTCGTATTAGTTGAGCCTGAGGAAATGCCAGAGGGCAAAGCGCAAGCTTTAGCGGCAGGCGCTACGGACGTACTCGCAAATGCTAAAATTGTTGCGACCTTAGATGAAGCGATTGCCGATTGTCAGCTTGTCATGGCAACCAGTGCTCGGAATCGCACGCTCGATTGGCCGATGTTAGACCCAAGAGAAGCAGGTGAGAAAGCAGTTGTTGAAGGTGCTTCCGGTAAAGTTGCGCTCGTTTTTGGTCGCGAGGCAAGCGGTTTAACGAACGAAGAACTACAGAAAAGTCAATTTCATACGCATATTCCGGCAAATCCAGAATACAGCTCGCTAAATCTAGCGATGGCTGTGCAAACCTTGAGTTATGAAGTGCGCATGGCTTGGCTTCAGAAACAACGCACAGAGCAGCCACAGCAAACGTCTGCAGAGGCCTACCCAGAAAGCCAAGAGTTTGAAGGATTCCTTGCTCACTTGGAGCGTACTTTAACCGTTTCAGGATTCATTATTCGCAAGCACCCCGGACAAATTATGAATAAGCTTCGGCGTATATTCGTGCGCGCTCGTCCTGATCACAACGAACTCAACATCTTACGTGGCGTACTCGCTTCATTTGAGCGCTTGGGGGGCAACGGTGAACAGACAGGAGCCGACAAGGAATGA
- a CDS encoding PAS domain S-box-containing protein: MSMFSVEDMNELHMKLGILGAIDVGIVVIDRKFEISMWNDFMTNHSGLRASQVLGRSLFEVAQEIDHEWFRKKAERSFELNSRSFIIWEQRPFLFRFPQYRPVTGTSPYMFQNVTLLPLQNARGEVERLCIIVYDVTDRAESERKAKG, from the coding sequence ATGAGTATGTTCTCGGTTGAAGATATGAACGAACTGCACATGAAGCTGGGGATCTTAGGGGCTATAGATGTTGGTATCGTTGTGATTGATCGTAAGTTCGAAATCTCCATGTGGAACGACTTCATGACGAATCATAGTGGTTTGCGCGCAAGCCAAGTACTGGGCCGCTCCCTGTTTGAAGTTGCTCAAGAAATCGATCACGAGTGGTTTCGAAAAAAGGCAGAGCGCTCTTTCGAGCTCAATAGTCGTTCTTTTATTATTTGGGAACAGCGACCTTTCTTGTTTCGCTTCCCCCAATATCGCCCAGTTACGGGCACATCTCCCTACATGTTTCAGAACGTCACGCTTTTACCTTTGCAGAACGCGCGTGGAGAAGTGGAGCGGTTATGTATCATTGTTTATGACGTGACCGACCGCGCTGAGTCTGAACGTAAAGCAAAAGGTTAA
- a CDS encoding Uracil-DNA glycosylase, translating to MTMVFPEAWKLALSEQGQATLAEIEQRLTVEQADGQRIYPARKDWFNALEALTPEQVKVVIVGQDPYHGEGQAHGYAFSVPAGVKPPPSLVNIYKALALEIDGFDTPKHGTLTAWAEQGVLLLNTVLTVRAGEAGSHQGIGWEQITQEILIQVAKGPAAVFMLWGKHAQNAVKGIDLSNHLVLNGVHPSPLSAYRGFFEQEHFRKANCWLTEKQRAPIFWQAICNDSLGF from the coding sequence ATGACGATGGTATTTCCTGAAGCGTGGAAGTTGGCGTTAAGTGAGCAAGGACAAGCAACGCTGGCAGAGATTGAGCAAAGGCTGACAGTGGAGCAAGCCGACGGCCAAAGGATTTATCCAGCGCGGAAAGATTGGTTTAACGCACTAGAGGCGCTTACGCCAGAGCAAGTGAAAGTGGTTATTGTGGGTCAAGATCCTTATCACGGCGAGGGGCAAGCACATGGTTACGCGTTCTCTGTTCCTGCTGGGGTGAAACCGCCGCCGTCATTGGTAAATATCTATAAGGCATTAGCACTAGAAATCGATGGCTTCGATACGCCCAAGCATGGCACGCTTACGGCCTGGGCAGAGCAGGGGGTATTGCTGTTAAACACGGTGTTAACCGTGCGCGCAGGAGAGGCTGGTTCGCATCAGGGGATTGGTTGGGAACAAATTACGCAGGAAATTCTAATTCAAGTAGCAAAAGGTCCTGCTGCTGTTTTCATGTTATGGGGTAAGCACGCACAAAATGCGGTGAAGGGAATCGATCTCTCCAATCATCTTGTACTCAATGGGGTTCATCCATCACCTTTGTCGGCTTATCGAGGATTTTTCGAGCAAGAACATTTCAGGAAAGCGAATTGTTGGCTTACAGAAAAACAACGAGCGCCCATTTTTTGGCAAGCCATTTGCAATGATTCGCTTGGTTTTTAA
- a CDS encoding myo-inositol-1(or 4)-monophosphatase: MHAMLNIAVRAARAAGKVLVKAYENPQLLEVATKSENDFVTNVDKAAEEAIISTIRKSYPRHSILAEESGQQIGDDADYQWVIDPLDGTTNFMRGIPHFCVSIALTVKGVPHHAVVYDPMRDDLFTASRGAGAQLNGYRTRVSQSKTLEGTLLATGFPFRMKHILEDYQKLFSAYFMEVADIRRMGSAALDLAYVACGRLDGYFEAGLKPWDTMAGELLVRESGGMITDFSGGMEQQLSGNIVAANQKVIQQMLVQMRKTLPATLLK, encoded by the coding sequence ATGCATGCAATGTTAAATATTGCCGTGCGCGCTGCTCGCGCTGCCGGTAAAGTACTCGTAAAAGCTTACGAGAACCCACAACTACTCGAAGTCGCAACTAAATCAGAAAACGACTTTGTAACAAACGTAGACAAGGCTGCAGAAGAAGCGATTATATCGACCATTCGAAAATCTTACCCGCGCCACTCAATTCTCGCCGAAGAATCTGGCCAACAAATCGGCGACGATGCCGACTACCAATGGGTAATTGACCCGCTCGATGGTACCACTAATTTTATGCGCGGAATTCCGCATTTCTGCGTTTCCATAGCGCTAACCGTCAAAGGTGTTCCGCACCATGCGGTCGTTTACGATCCAATGCGTGACGATCTGTTTACAGCATCACGGGGAGCAGGCGCGCAATTGAATGGTTACAGAACTCGTGTAAGCCAGTCTAAAACTCTGGAAGGCACGTTGCTCGCAACCGGTTTCCCTTTCCGTATGAAACACATTCTCGAAGATTACCAGAAGCTATTCAGTGCCTATTTCATGGAAGTAGCAGACATTCGCCGCATGGGTTCTGCAGCGCTTGATCTAGCGTATGTGGCCTGTGGCCGCCTAGACGGGTATTTCGAAGCAGGCCTAAAGCCATGGGACACGATGGCAGGTGAGTTACTCGTGCGTGAATCTGGAGGAATGATCACTGACTTCTCAGGCGGCATGGAGCAGCAATTGAGCGGCAATATTGTTGCCGCGAATCAAAAAGTGATTCAACAAATGCTGGTACAAATGAGAAAAACGCTCCCAGCAACTCTACTCAAGTAG
- a CDS encoding electron transfer flavoprotein alpha subunit apoprotein translates to MSILVIAEHDNNVLNPATLKTITAATQMGNDVHVLVAGNGCEAVAQAAAQVVGVDKVFCADHSAYGHFFAENMSALVVSKADGYSHIVASATTTGKNFMPRVAALLKVNQVSDIISVESADTFKRPIYAGNAIATVKSSAAVKVITVRATAFDAAAETGGNAEVEVISDVFESDKVKFVREALAESERPDLTAARVVISGGRGMQNGDNFKLLEGIADKLGAAIGASRAAVDAGFVPNDMQVGQTGKIVAPELYIAVGISGAIQHLAGMKDSKVIVAINKDEEAPIFQVADYGLVGDLFTVLPELEKAIS, encoded by the coding sequence ATGAGTATTCTAGTCATTGCAGAGCACGACAATAATGTGCTGAACCCAGCTACTTTGAAAACTATCACTGCCGCCACGCAAATGGGTAATGACGTGCACGTGCTCGTCGCTGGCAACGGTTGTGAGGCGGTTGCTCAGGCAGCGGCGCAAGTGGTAGGTGTTGATAAAGTCTTTTGTGCGGATCACAGCGCGTATGGGCACTTCTTCGCCGAGAATATGTCTGCGCTTGTGGTGAGTAAAGCCGACGGATATTCACATATCGTGGCTTCAGCAACGACAACAGGCAAGAATTTTATGCCGCGCGTTGCCGCATTGCTGAAAGTGAATCAAGTGTCAGACATTATTTCAGTGGAGAGTGCAGACACGTTTAAACGTCCGATTTATGCAGGGAATGCCATTGCTACGGTTAAAAGCTCAGCCGCGGTCAAAGTGATTACGGTGCGTGCAACTGCGTTTGATGCAGCGGCAGAAACGGGCGGGAATGCCGAAGTTGAAGTAATCAGCGATGTCTTTGAATCAGACAAAGTGAAATTCGTTCGCGAAGCATTAGCAGAAAGCGAGCGTCCTGATTTAACCGCAGCCCGTGTGGTTATTTCAGGTGGCCGCGGCATGCAAAACGGTGACAACTTCAAGTTGCTTGAGGGGATTGCCGATAAATTAGGTGCTGCTATTGGCGCCTCTCGCGCCGCAGTCGATGCAGGCTTCGTACCGAATGACATGCAAGTTGGGCAAACGGGTAAAATTGTTGCGCCAGAGCTATATATTGCAGTCGGTATTAGCGGTGCAATTCAGCACCTTGCTGGTATGAAAGACTCGAAAGTGATTGTGGCAATTAACAAAGACGAAGAAGCGCCTATTTTCCAAGTGGCAGACTACGGACTCGTGGGCGATTTGTTCACAGTCTTGCCTGAGTTGGAAAAGGCGATATCTTAA
- a CDS encoding electron transfer flavoprotein beta subunit — translation MKILVAVKRVIDYNVKVRVKADQSDVDLSNVKMALNPFCEIAVEEAVRLKEKGQAEEVVVVSIGPKACQEQIRTAMALGADRGIHIETDETPDSLVVAQLLEKVVAEEQPQLVILGKQSIDSDNNQTGQMLSALTDMPQGTFASKVVVEKDKVLVTREVDGGLQTVELALPAIVTTDLRLNEPRYASLPNIMKAKRKPLDVKAAADFGVELGSQVELLKVEPPAERSAGVKVADVAELVEKLKNEAKVL, via the coding sequence ATGAAAATTCTGGTCGCGGTGAAACGAGTGATTGACTATAACGTGAAAGTGCGCGTGAAAGCAGATCAATCTGACGTGGACCTTAGCAACGTAAAAATGGCCCTCAATCCGTTTTGTGAGATCGCAGTAGAAGAAGCGGTTCGGTTAAAAGAGAAGGGTCAAGCGGAAGAAGTGGTTGTTGTCTCTATCGGGCCAAAGGCCTGCCAAGAACAAATCAGAACGGCCATGGCTTTAGGCGCAGACCGCGGTATTCATATTGAAACCGATGAAACTCCAGATTCTTTGGTGGTTGCACAATTACTCGAGAAGGTGGTCGCTGAAGAACAGCCACAACTCGTGATTTTAGGTAAGCAATCGATTGATTCTGATAATAACCAGACGGGTCAGATGCTTTCTGCGCTAACAGATATGCCACAAGGGACCTTTGCTTCAAAAGTTGTAGTAGAAAAGGACAAAGTGCTTGTAACGCGTGAGGTGGACGGTGGATTACAAACGGTTGAATTAGCGTTGCCAGCGATAGTGACAACAGATTTGCGCCTGAATGAGCCACGTTATGCGTCACTACCTAATATTATGAAAGCCAAACGTAAACCCCTCGATGTAAAAGCCGCTGCCGACTTTGGTGTTGAGCTTGGCAGCCAAGTTGAGCTCTTGAAAGTAGAGCCACCTGCAGAGCGCAGTGCTGGTGTGAAGGTGGCAGACGTAGCAGAACTCGTCGAGAAGTTGAAAAACGAGGCAAAAGTATTATGA